In Rosa rugosa chromosome 4, drRosRugo1.1, whole genome shotgun sequence, the genomic stretch ATAACTCAACCCCTTCTCTTCctaattttctttgagaaattATATACTTTCTGTTGTTATTATGACTGTATGTACTGTTCCATTAATCAGATTCATCCGCTTTTCATTTCCATTATCTGCTAGCTAGGTCTCTCTGGCTTTTACTGATTGAGTATTACTTATTCTGTTCTCAGTTCACAAAAAATTGATCAATTTGTTGTGTTCCCAGTTTTAAATTCTAAGCTTTTAGCAATTATGTTCTTTTTTtggctgattttttttttgtatgattCTGTAATTGGATTAATGATTAATGTGAACATCAATAAATATCTTGATTCCTTTCATTAGCAACTAGCTAGCAAAGAATCATGAAAATGGCTGTATTGCGAAACTCTTGATATACTGTATTGTGCATGTAGCGGATGACAAGAACTCTCACTTGAGAAAGCTTGACAAGGCATCTGAGAACCTGAAACTATTCAAGGCAGACTTATTGGATTATGACTCCCTTCGCTCGGCAATTGAAGGATGTGATGGAGTATTTCATGTTGCCAGTCCCGCTCCCTCCGGCAGTGTGCCAAATCCTGAGGCAAGTATGTCTCTCAGTAACCTCCAATATTAGTACTTGCAATAGTTACCATGCTCAATTTTATTAATCCCAAGTTATTTCATCAATCCAAATATAAGAATGGTTATAAACAATAATGTAGATGATTGAAGCATCTAAAGGATGCCAACTTATCTGTAACCGTTGCTGTCCCATCACAATTGACTATTCAGTACACAAAGTGCACTTGGGTTTATTATACAGTTTAATGTCCTAAGGTAGACTTACCTCATGATAACTTTCCCCAATATTTGGTATATCTTTTCTGCAGATTGAGTTAATTGAACCTGCTGTTAAGGGGACACTTAATGTACTTAAAGCATCACTTGAAACAAAAGTCAAGCGAGTTGTTTCTGTGTCCTCTATTGCTGCTGTGGCCGCGAATCCTACATTGGCTGAAGGTCAAGTGTTGGATGAGTCTTGTTggtcagataaggaatactgcAGAAATACTGAGGTATTTGTTGACAAAATTTATATCGCACAATGCACTCAGTCTTAATGATAGTTGCAGTTTGTGGTAGACCATGAAATAGGACACATAAACATACAACTTTCCTTTGGAAGTACGAATCTGTTGATTCTTCTGAGAGGATACCAAGAACACTTCTATTAGTTTTTTGTTTCCCCCAGAACTAACAACACAATAGAAATAAGAGAGTGGAAACTATATATGTTGTTTTCAGAGATAACAAAATCTTTTATCAATCGGCTATAGAGATAAATCCTGGATCAATATGAACGATGCGTATTAAAAGATGAATGAAATTACCCAAAAATGGGAATGTTATTTATTCACTAACCATTATGAAATTGAATTCCACATTTTGCAGTCATATTTCTCAACTTCTTCCAAATGCAAAAGTTGTGTTACCAAAATTGTAAAATCTAATCTATTGTGAACTAAGCATGCAATTCTGTTTCAGGCCCATGTACACTATGTATTTGGACTTTTTATTTAGATACAATTCAGCTGGTGCAAATTTGCGACATTTGGTCCCAAGTTTTATTTAGTACCTTTTCCCTTTCTTAGAATGAAGAAAGTTCATGTAGCCATAAACCATGCAGACCATCGATCCCTTTACTAGTTTACTCCAGAAGTTATATTTGGGACAAAATTGACATTTCATATAACACACGGTAGGGGGTTCACTCTAATGCAAGAAATTTACATCTGTATGTTCTTGCTTTTGCCAGAACTGGTATTGCCTTTCAAAAACTGAAGCAGAATCTGAGGCTCTGCAGTTTGCAAAAACAACCGGGATTGATCTTGTGACTGTTTGTCCTACACTTATAATTGGCCCAATTCTGCAGTCGACTGTAAATGCAAGTACCTTCATCTTTATCAAGCTTTTGAAGGGTACGTACTACTTTTGCCATAATGATACTGCATTCAATACTGCTAAACTTTTCATACTTGCAGACAAACATCTAGTTGGTAGAAAGGTTAATATCCATTATATTTTGTGCTTGTTTACATGTGTTTGTCTATATTTTGGTAGCTAAATCTAGATGTATACCCATTCGTGACCACACGGAGCTTGTATTTTTCGTAGTGTTTGTATAACTGTATATATTAAGTGCCTTTAACAATGTCCCCATGCAGAAGGGAAGGAGTCACTGGAAAACAGGCCTCAGAAGATAGTTGACGTACGGGATTTAGCTGAAGCACTTCTTATGGCATATGAGAAGCCGGAGGCTGAAGGAAGATACATATGCATGTCCCACAATGTTAAGAATGGGGATCTAGTTGAGAAGCTGAGGCGCCTTTATCCTAATTACAATTATCCGAAGAAGTAAGGGTCTCCTTTAATACTTATAGTTAGAATTAATGGTGGGATTTACCTGATTCATCAGCGTGGTCTTGCAATTAAATTCCTGTTATTATGGTTTTTGCTCTCTTTACGTACTGATTTGAATATGCAAACGTACGTTGGCAGCTTTGTTGAAGTAGGCAAAGACAGACAGGTGAGCTCAGAGAAATTGCAAAGGCTAGGTTGGAGTTACCGGTCATTGGACGATACTCTCATTGACTCTGTTGAAAGCTACCGGGAGGCTGGACTATTGGATTGATAGATCGCAGAGCGTGCTTTGCCTAGCCAAATCATTCGAATCAATAACCTGAAAGAGGAAAAGTTTGGGCTGTTGCAATGCCAATCAGATTTGGTGAAACCCAAACTGTACTGTATACTTTCCCAGATTTGTACTGTACACAAGACTGGTGATTGCTACATTTATGTTTCAACCTTTATGagtgttgtttgtttttgttttttcatgtGTGTTGAGAAAAAAGTGCTAATGCAATGCTCGATccaaaatatattttgtgtTATGACCTAATGTCAAAGTGGAGAAAATCAACCAAGGGAAAGTAGACGGCAAGAGTATCTGTTGACTTCCTTAAATTAGCAAAATGCCTCCATGTCTAATCGTTGATACAGTGAAATTACAACCAAGGGAACAAACAAAGAGAAAATGCATTTTGAACAAACCAAGGGCGTGAAATTAAGTGGTGGCAAGAGTAtttatgcctttttttttttaatttaaaatgcATTGGTGTCTATTCAGTCATATAGTGAAACCACAACCAAGAAAACGAACTTGGCACAAGTAGCAGACTAGCAGGAGGGCTGTAACTGTTCGCTCAAAAATCATCTCGGCCACGTGTCACTGGGCTGAGGGCTTCTTAAtttggcttacacgtgtccttTTGGAGTGGTGATGTGTGTGCGGGCGTGCGAACTTGGGCCGGGAGGCCAAGCGAGGTTTCTTTCTAGATTGTAGATCTTGCGCCGATTTGACTTCTGATCAGTTGATTATGGGCTGAGGAATGATCAATCTCGACCgcggggttctctctgccttgaatgcaaggactttagcacgGATCGACCTTACCTAGCCTGAATGTTCATGCTGTGCAACTCGGTGAGTGAATGTGAAAGTGCATGTGACAATGAATCTATGGGATGCAGATACTCATAAGTCACggtaaaaacaaaatcaaagtataaaGTGTTACACTGATGCCTTGATTCAATACGGGTATGAACAAAGAAACGCATGAATGCTAGAAAACTCGTTTACTAGATCCAAACGTTCTGGTGATGTCTCTTTTTGGTGATTTTCTTAATGAGTGCAAGAATGAAAATAATGCAAAGTAAACAACAGGAATGTAAAAGTGCAGCAAATAAAGATAATGAACAAGAATGTAAACCACGGGAAATAAAGTGCATACAAAGTAAACAGCTAAAAGATAAATTGCATGAATGTAAAGAACAACAAtgtaaagtgcaggaaagataaGTACCGGTAAAGAAAGCAATAAGATAAACACGTAAAGATTGATAACTGTTTGTTGaaatgttgaaatgtattgagatgAAATTTGTGTAATCGCGTAGAGCGTTTTGTTGATGACCTCTAACAATGATGCCTATGGTCCTTTTTATAGTGAAAGATACACTACTGAATAAAGGAAAAGATGAAATCTTGGTTGTAACTGTTGAGACTGTATTGATTGCATGAATTCAAAGTTGTGAATCAATGCACAGTTACATGCATTTGAATGCAGTAGCTGCTAAAACTCATAACTGTGCATTTAAGCTGATTGTCTCAAATTATAATCTCCGTGGCTTTTGAATATCCTGAATCCTTTCAACGCGCGCCTGCAGCTAATGACTTTTATGAACTTGATTAACACTATTCGATTGCCGTCATTCATTATGCCGCAGCCATTCAATAGCGGTCATCCATTATGTCGCGGCTATTCAACCATTCAACTGCGGTCTTAAGTTAAATTTTTTGGGGACCCTACCCACCTGTGTGCCATGTGGGCCTTGCCAAATTTAGTTTCAAACAGAGCCCCCCAAGTCCCTTGAGCTTCAGCATAGATGCCGACTGGTTAAGGGATTGAAGGACAATGTTACCAGTTTTTTTGGCAAGGTACACTATATTTTGCTTCTTGTCTAATGTTGCTGATGTCTCTCAATGTTTGGCACGTTTTCAAGCTCATTACTCCATAACCATTCACAATTTAATAAGTTCATTCAATCGCAGTCCTTTGTTATGCCGCGGCTATTCATCCACTGTTATTCGCTAGCCGCGGTCCTTCACTATGTCGCGGCTAATCATTGAAttcgtgatatatatatatgtagcccTCTACCTAGTTCTTTAAGCCTTGGCTCAAGCCAAGTGGTTTAAAAATTAGTAAACAAAGTTGGCCTCATTGTTGAATGAATTCTTGATGAAGAGAACAAATTTATTCTCGGCCTGACATCAAAATATTTTGGGCAGTGATCATAGAAAAATCTCAGCATCTCAGCCTTGCAATAATAAACTCTCGTGGCTGCCGAGTAATTAAACGGCTCCCAACAACACAACTTtctattattttcatttttgcaaAAACTAaagcaagaaaacaaaacataaaaatctTGTGGCCGTTATGGAGGTGGCCAACGATGTTTCACTCCAAGTTTTGAATATGTTGTATTCTCGATATGAATTTTAAACTTTTCAAGGCTGATCATTATTGACCAAAAGGGAAGATTgagatttgttttcttttcagcTTTCATGTGAGCCGAACTCTCATTGTTTCCATGCGTACTCGTCTGATCAATCATGGTAATTAATTTTAATTCAATCGGCTTGATCAATCAGCTTTTTGTCCAATAATCATGTCAACATGCATGACATCTTGAATTAGATGATCATCACCATTGACCACATTATGCTTAGTCAGCCGACATTTCTTAGCTACAAGATTAAGATGTTCATCAAGCCGCGGATTGTTGAGGTCGGCTTTCATTTCGAGAATCATATCTGTATGAATAGTCTAGttaactgtacactcaaccatgCGATAGTCGTTCTCCTTgacattttgaaaattttggccTACCATGTTTGACTCCATTTTTTAGGGAAGAACAACAGGTGGCCAAGTTTCTATCTGATCATCAATAAATACTTCTTTTTGGAGGTCATGGTCGCAATTACGGTGGCTTGCCTTCTTCAGTATTTTTTGATGTCTCAGCATCTTCATCTCTTCtctgaaaatagaaaattgTGTGGCTATTTCTGATACCCCTTTTTGAATGATCTTGTTCACATTTATGGCTTTTTCAAAAGATTTTACAGCACCTCCCCAAGAGTTTACATTTTCTTCTACCATTTGATTGTGACCAACTTATTGATCATACAGGGGCTGTAGCATGGCTAGTTGAGTCTCCCATACAAGCTGACTACTCAAGCCATCAGAATTGTTGTAGGGCTCTATTTGGTTGTAGCCGTCTTGGTTGTTATGATTATAATTTGAATCATAACTATTGCATGGTGCATTAACTGTTTGGCCATAATTATCATACAGCTCGTTGACCGTCCTATAACCATGTTGGCTGCCATAACCATTTACGTGATCGAAGCCATATTGAGGTAGTATTGTGGGATTTTGTTGATCCCAATATGCATAGCAGTTTAAATCAACAAAACTTTGATATGCATCATAGTTATATCTGCCATCATAACCATAAAATATCTTGGCCATTGTAATCATTTATTGAAATAGAGCCGTGTAAATTCGGCTCATAATAGCTCATTAGTGAAAATACATAATATTTAATGTCTCACTAAATGGTCTAATAACATTCACAAAATGTCATTTTAGACCAGCTAGACTGTTTTGGACCCAAAAAGTACTGAAGATAGTTTGAATTGCCATGTATATTTCAGAATCTAACTAAAGAAAGGCCCCTCCGTTATGGTGGCTAGAAACTAGGAAGATTGGCTCCACTACTGTTCTTGTGGCGGAGTGTAGTGTGCTCAAAGATGATCTCCTCCATGTGCTGCATCTCAACTGCTCTAACATTCAAGTGGAGGGTGATTCAAAGCTGGTGATCGACTGTGTTAACAAGATTAGCGACCCTCCTTGGACAATTCGTTCTCTTGTTCGTGACATCCAAGTTATCTCTAGTATGTTTGACGAAATCTCATTCTCTCATATTCCTCGTGAAGCAAATTTTGTGGCGAACGCAATTGCCTCCCTTGGACATCAATCTCCGGATGTGATTATCTGGCGAGACAAACTTCCTCTTTCGGCTTGCTCAACTCTTAATTTAGACCAATTTAATTTTGGTGTAGTTAGAGGCTTTGTGTTGTGATATTCTTTTCCATCATGAattctcctcacccagattcgtCTTGAGGGAATTTCTCCTTATCTGGATTCCACTCTTCACTTGGATTTCCCTCGAAGGGAACACTCCTCACCCTGATTGgctttgaggagatttctcctcatcCATATTCGCCTTGAGGCTAGGAGATCTCTCCTCACATAGATTTGCATTTacagaattacttctcacctagATTTTccttgagaggatttctccTCATTAGAGGTGGCATACGGGCCGCTAAGCACAAGCACGGCACGAGCCCAACAAGTTTAAAAGCGGCTCGGTAcagcccaagcccgttagttgCCGGGCatgacccgagcacgttagaataacgggtcgggttGGGCCTAGAAATATTGGCCTattggcccggcccgagcccgtaATGGGTCCGGCACGGTctgagcacgacatattgtgggccggcccgttagaGCAAATGCACCCATGAACTAAGGGCAATTGCTGATTTGCCAACCAAATTGGTACTACCAATCCACTATTCATCCCAAATTGGCAATTGCCTCCAGCTTATACAATGCACCAATGAAAGGCAATTTGCCTGCCAATCCACTATTCacacttcaaatttgaataattCATTAAACTTATAATTTAATTAACTAAACAATTAACAATTAGATTAATCATACAATGTTAacttaataaaaaattaatgcataagttttaaaaacaaataaaattgtaTATCAAGTACAAATATCGttcccggaaaaaaaaaaaaagttatcgttatgataaaaaaaaaatacctatGACAATTGATAAGATTATCGATCAATCTTCATTTGCCATGTGTCGACTTTAGATACCTTTTTcttacaaaaaatatatatgatttCTGATAAGATAATCGCCCAATCTTcattggacacgtgtcaacgtCAGATATCGTTATCTTCTGAAAATATATCTAGGATATGTGATAAGATTTTCAACCTATATAAACGTGACACGTGTACTTATCCTAACTTTTTATCTTTCAATATTGGTAATAAATAAGCTGCAGACTCCATTCTCTACTCACACATTCCTCTCATTCTACACCTACATTTCTTTTGAAATCTATCATCCATCTCATTTCTCCTTTTTCCGATGGAAGAATTGAACAAATGGTTGTTAGaaagtgtacatacatgtacatttgcaagcataattagctataatgggtcacgctcattgtaccgccaaaggtactaattccaaccaaaggaatgacatgcagacacaccgccaggcgggctacaaccacagcgtcggatcacccccaggtcaccgccgacgcgccgccacgcgccatgccaaaatggcatcagtagctcccagagctgggaactgaagcacatcagtcccacatcgaaaacaaggaggaggtcagcctcctcctcacctataaaaggttctctcctctctcctcattaattacgcattcaatacttacctactgttactttgtcaacataaatacattggctgacttaggcatcggagagttgaagaccgcccagcgcggtctccctctgacgccctttgtattttacttgacaggtagcggaagctttgagagcaccacaagtatcgatccgcccaccggatcagcgttaacaaaggttcagctaccgccggacttttagacattaacattggcgccgtttgtgggaacccttgaacaaaaggtcatcccaccacatccaccatgactaacggtagcggaggaaacgctgaggaacaggcggaccagtccgccatcccccaaccctccgacccagcggtaggcgttaaccgcgcactattcacaaccccggcggcgaggcaaacccaagcggcagccgcccgccgggccaagatctcgtcactatgtacgagatagcactggcggatcttcataaggcaaacagagagcgtgaggaggagagcaaggaaaaggctgaagcccaaaggcaggtggctacgctcatggcacgtttcgaggaactaaagaggacgttggaggccaccgcccgcccagcacagagcgagcagtcacgtagcaccaggcgtagtcgacccggcactggcacattggtaccggggcccgtcatacagatgcaggtaccgctggacccacctgaattgttgggaatgagaccaccgcccatcccccaactaatgatggagcaggaggcggagtcactaccgcataccaaccgctcggaagctagggcaaggactaaaggcaatccgcctgcgccaaggcgcaggcaggtccagcggagtacTCAGGCCGAttccgccggcgatgcaaccgcccagatattggaaaggatgcaccaactggagcagaggttgatccgggcggagtcaggcgccccagcgccaactcagaatccacttttcgcttccagacctgggcccttcaccgctgcgattctgcaagctatcagaccagcgtctgcaaaaaccccaaagatgtcgcattacggcggaatgtttgatcccttcgtccacatggacaccttcaagaagatcaccaacaataagggattcgacgacgccaccttgtgccacttgttcagcgaaacgttggatggcgaggcaatgaactggttctttgagtgtccaccggggtctgtcagctcattccatgcactatcacacgctttcctctcccggttcatcttattgtccgccgggcatcacaacacaagtcagctgttcagcgtcaagcagggggaggacgaatcactgaaggccttcgtcacaaggtggcgagtggcagcgtctcagtgtcgtgacctagacaaaacaatggcatcggcggccttcaagcagggacttctcaaggggccattcctctatcacctcaactacaatcacccaaatgcggcgtacgaccacatcatgagtgaggcagtcatccacgcccaggcggaattcattacatatggagaaaccccaccgccaccagcaaccccaacaaaatcatcacggccgtcccccagtcatcaggaaaccgctaacaagaccccttcagcaccaccaactgacaagaagagggagtggcagcagggccaccatcAGAGCAAGCAGCAGAAGGACCagaattacaacaagggcaaccgcccaacccatggggataaccgcaacaagcaggcagagtcctcgcagcggtacgcagtgttcacggtcctcacggccttgtatgaagacatctacaatcagtgcaaggatcagatcccaccaccaccccctccaaagtacccaaaaacgggcaaaccTAGGAACACctgcaagtggtgcaaataccacgaggacagcggccacaataccaacagctgcaatgctctcaaaacgacCGTTAAGACCTtataccgtgacggcaagctagagcagttcaaggtacgccaaccaccaccagtaattgccaacgttgagaccttgggccgcatcaacattatcgatggcggcgctccaatcaccagcatgtctcacagggcaaggaagcgctatgcacgcccccaatcacccaaaggaggtctgcaacatccgttacgagaggtccgccaagctcccgaaatcaggttgggaacctattaccttctcggagAAGGAGGAGCAcggagtgcatctaccgcatgacgacccattcttggtcgacgccattcttggcaaattctcagtagggagaatcttggtggacagcgggtccgctgtcaatgtcatcttcaacggctgctacaaccacctcaagttgaacaagaaactactccaggatcacgagccactgctcagcttctccggcgacgtcacacaaccgctggggtcggactacatgcgactggttattggtactagtccatgcatggcggaggtacatacggaattcattattgtcgattgtttcagttcgtacaacaccatcattggacgaccagcgcttaacaagctcaagtgcatcatctccggatacatgcttctcatgaagttccccacacccaacggcacgggctgtgtgagaggaagtcaacagttggctcgagagtgctattcaacaACTATAGAACGGtcagcgcgccgccatgaaattctgacggtggaTAATCAGGCACCAAACATCTTcgaggatcctagagatgaggagaagaagtatgtaaagaaggaaccggtcaacccggagacgtcgttgTTAGTCATCtccatctcggacgagcaccctgagcggacggtccgcatcgGCGCCCAGCttgacccagaggtagcggcggagctcactcagttcctgcgtgataacgccgccgtctttgcctggtcctacgctgacatgccaggtatctctcctgaaattataactcacaagctgaccatcaaaccttccttttatcccatcaagcagaagcggagggcctttgatgaggaaaagtaccaggcaataggagaggaagttgccaagctccagggcattggattcaaccgccaagtcatctatccccagtggatctccaatttggtaatggtcaagaagcccagcggcaagtggcggatgtgtgtcgacttcaaaaatctcaacaaggcatgcccaaaggatagtttcccgctacctcgtatcgatcagctagtcgatgcaaccgccggacatgagctcctcagcatgatagacgctttctccggatataatcagatcaagatgcatcccggcgaccaggaatgcaccaccttcaccaccgacaaaggcctctactgctacaatgccATGCccttcggtctgaagaacgccggtgcaacttatcagcggttgatgaacgccatgttcgctgagcatctgggaaaaatcatcgaggtctacgtggacgacatgctagttaagagcataaaagccagcggacatgtggcaaacctcaaaatcatcgtaaccattctcctggcctatggtatgcgcctcaacccagaaaaatgtttctttggagtcaccgccagcaaatttctgggttacatcgtcagcgagcgaggcatcgaggctaatccggacaaggtacaggcaatacttgacctggcggacctggagtataaggtgcacgtccaatgcctccagggcaagttaaccgccctttctcgattcatctccagactgactgataagtgcgccccattcttcaaactcctcaaaaagACTCAtaagaaggtcatcaactggaacccagaatgtcaggcggcgttccagggcctgaaggagtacctagcggcagtccctctcctttctgtccctgtgcaaggagagacactgttcatctacctagcggtctcggtatcggcggtaagctgcgccattgtccggcgggaaggccaggacgagctcccagtgttctacgccggcagaggcat encodes the following:
- the LOC133741764 gene encoding cinnamoyl-CoA reductase 1-like, translated to MAVQNGRFCVTGAGGFVGSWVVKLLLSKNCIVHGTVREPTDDKNSHLRKLDKASENLKLFKADLLDYDSLRSAIEGCDGVFHVASPAPSGSVPNPEIELIEPAVKGTLNVLKASLETKVKRVVSVSSIAAVAANPTLAEGQVLDESCWSDKEYCRNTENWYCLSKTEAESEALQFAKTTGIDLVTVCPTLIIGPILQSTVNASTFIFIKLLKEGKESLENRPQKIVDVRDLAEALLMAYEKPEAEGRYICMSHNVKNGDLVEKLRRLYPNYNYPKNFVEVGKDRQVSSEKLQRLGWSYRSLDDTLIDSVESYREAGLLD